From the genome of Bos javanicus breed banteng chromosome 20, ARS-OSU_banteng_1.0, whole genome shotgun sequence:
AGTGTATTTGGAGGTGACATAGACAGTGTTCCCTTTGCATTTCCAGTAGACTGCAGGAAAACATACTTACGATGTTAGGCAGCATCTATAAAGTGCTGTTTGCCGAGAAGGAGATGATACTAGCTACCGCTTTCTCCCTGCAGGCTGCTCTGAGTCTTCCACGACGCCCTTTCCTTCACTGTTCTACTGTGATACCCACTGTGGTTCTGACCCTAAAGTTTACAATGCACTTCTTCAAGCTCAAAGACTCATGGTGCTTTCTTCCCTGGATGTTATTTATATCCTGGACCTCACACCACATCCGAGATGGAATTCGCCATGGCTTGTGGATGTGTCCATTTGGAAAAACTTCTCCTTTGCCATTTTGGCTTTATGTAATAATCACATCATCTCTACCTCACATCTGTTCATTCGTCATGTATTTCACAGGGACCAGACAAATGATGTCTTCAAAACATGGAATTCATATTGATGTGTGAGATAACCACATGGCAGTCTTTGAGGACCACTGGTTGAGACAATGACAACCAACATTAAAGTGAATTTAAAACACATATAAGGCACTTATAGTAATTATTATAATTCCTAAATCCTCCTGCTCAGGAGGCAtgtacatttcttaaaaaattatctgtATTTGTTGTATTCCTTTCTTCTATAACACTGTAGTGCAATATCAGAGTTTCACTCCatggtatattttattatttgttttctttatctggcTTTACTAATATTATTAGATTAACATCCAGTTAAGTTTTCTGGAAATATACCTTTAAGGTAATTCATTTCCTGATGAAAAACAGCTCAAATTTTAGGATGATTAATTTGTGGAACGTTAGCATTTTATTTGGATC
Proteins encoded in this window:
- the TMEM267 gene encoding transmembrane protein 267, with translation MASETEKTHALLQSCSTESLLSSLGLGLFCTVADRLLQFPIIQQNAWLRALSDNSVHCVIGMWSWAIVIGIRKKTDFGEIILAGFLASVIDIDHFLLSGSLSLKAALSLPRRPFLHCSTVIPTVVLTLKFTMHFFKLKDSWCFLPWMLFISWTSHHIRDGIRHGLWMCPFGKTSPLPFWLYVIITSSLPHICSFVMYFTGTRQMMSSKHGIHIDV